A section of the Methanococcus voltae genome encodes:
- a CDS encoding ABC transporter ATP-binding protein, translated as MLKTENLTVGYANSEVLTDVNLNVHKNEILCIIGPNGAGKSTLLKTIATYLTPKKGAVYINSSKIHNLKPSQLAKEMAVVLTDRINPANMTGYDVISIGRHPYTGLLGRLSKKDKEIIMHSAKLVNATKLLEKNFFEMSDGERQKIMIARALAQEPEILILDEPTSFLDANHKIELTLLLRKLSKKDIAIIVTLHDIELALRIADKMALVKDNKILAYGFPEDIMTTETVNYLYGLTEANYNEQIGYFELKNNYNNELSDNLNSDSNSDLNQNNSEFSSEFDSKIDTSDILPPKKVFITCGGGTGAKALRYFKKNGYDITVGILHENDIDYAISKTMEVNIISEKSFSNIDDNTFENAKKQLLNCEMFVYSNFPVGEINQKNNELVEFAKSQDIKIVKFDGSIDSLQNL; from the coding sequence ATGCTAAAAACGGAAAATTTAACTGTAGGATATGCTAATTCAGAAGTACTAACGGATGTAAATTTAAATGTACATAAAAATGAAATATTGTGTATTATAGGACCTAACGGGGCGGGGAAATCTACACTTTTAAAAACCATTGCAACATATCTAACTCCCAAAAAAGGGGCAGTATATATAAACAGTTCAAAAATCCACAACTTAAAACCTTCACAACTTGCAAAAGAAATGGCAGTAGTTTTAACGGACAGGATTAATCCTGCAAATATGACGGGATATGATGTAATTTCTATTGGTAGGCACCCATATACTGGTTTATTGGGTAGATTAAGCAAAAAAGATAAAGAAATAATAATGCACAGTGCAAAACTTGTGAATGCAACCAAATTGCTTGAGAAGAACTTTTTCGAGATGAGCGATGGGGAGCGCCAAAAAATAATGATTGCAAGAGCTCTTGCACAAGAGCCGGAGATATTGATACTCGATGAACCTACAAGTTTTTTAGATGCTAATCACAAAATAGAACTTACTTTATTACTTAGAAAGTTATCTAAAAAAGATATAGCTATCATAGTTACTTTACATGATATAGAACTTGCTTTAAGAATTGCAGACAAGATGGCACTAGTTAAAGATAATAAAATACTAGCTTATGGTTTTCCAGAGGATATAATGACCACAGAAACCGTAAATTACCTTTATGGATTGACTGAGGCAAATTATAACGAACAAATCGGTTATTTTGAATTAAAAAATAATTATAATAACGAATTAAGTGATAATTTAAATTCAGATTCAAATTCCGATTTAAACCAAAATAATTCAGAATTTAGTTCAGAATTTGATTCAAAAATTGATACAAGCGACATATTACCACCTAAAAAAGTGTTTATAACCTGTGGTGGTGGAACAGGTGCAAAAGCTTTGAGATACTTTAAGAAAAACGGTTACGACATTACGGTGGGTATCTTACACGAAAATGACATCGATTATGCAATATCTAAAACAATGGAAGTAAATATAATTTCTGAAAAATCATTTTCAAATATTGATGATAACACATTCGAAAACGCCAAAAAACAGTTGTTAAATTGTGAAATGTTTGTATATTCCAATTTCCCAGTTGGAGAAATTAACCAAAAAAATAATGAGTTAGTTGAATTTGCAAAATCGCAAGATATTAAAATTGTAAAATTTGACGGTTCGATAGATTCGTTACAAAATTTATAA
- a CDS encoding nickel-dependent hydrogenase large subunit, which produces MYEGEIAIGPVHSTMLEPHRLRLFIDDEIVKDAELIIGVNHRGVERLMEGLPVEKACILTEKICGICSHIHLWSSVRLTEIASKIYVPERAQHIRVIVEELERLHSHNLLFGHAFEILGHETMSMRCFMTREPIMQIFFEISGSRVHYSCPLIGGIRPRCNITEEQSKRILLKLDEYEENITAIIDRVLNDPLLISRMKGVGILDRKTAAKFHAVGPTARGSNVKSDMRKMGWVPEYDAYEFDEILFDDCDVLSRIAVRGFEILESIKIIRQALDLLNDKSLSPEIYNSDYEVKEFKPIECYTEAQRGQQYYSYGVDKDGRVRHARIRTPTATNLGAMEEIVKGYHVSDAELIIASCDPCFTCTDRLSILKEDYNTYSKKI; this is translated from the coding sequence ATGTATGAAGGAGAAATAGCAATTGGACCAGTACACTCTACAATGTTAGAACCGCACAGATTAAGACTTTTTATAGATGATGAGATTGTAAAAGACGCAGAATTAATAATCGGTGTTAACCATAGGGGCGTCGAAAGATTAATGGAAGGTTTACCCGTAGAAAAAGCTTGTATATTAACTGAAAAAATATGTGGTATCTGCTCACATATACACCTCTGGAGTTCTGTAAGATTAACGGAAATTGCAAGTAAAATATACGTGCCTGAAAGAGCACAGCATATTAGAGTTATTGTTGAAGAATTAGAAAGATTACACTCCCATAATTTATTATTTGGTCACGCTTTTGAAATATTAGGGCATGAAACCATGTCAATGAGATGTTTTATGACAAGGGAGCCTATTATGCAAATATTCTTCGAGATATCTGGTAGTAGGGTTCACTATTCTTGCCCGCTAATCGGTGGAATTAGACCTCGTTGTAACATAACTGAAGAACAGAGCAAAAGAATACTTTTAAAATTGGATGAATACGAAGAAAACATAACCGCTATTATCGATAGAGTTTTAAATGACCCGCTCTTAATTTCAAGAATGAAAGGTGTTGGTATACTCGACAGAAAAACTGCGGCTAAATTCCACGCTGTAGGTCCAACTGCAAGAGGTAGCAATGTAAAATCCGATATGCGTAAAATGGGTTGGGTTCCAGAATATGACGCTTACGAATTTGATGAAATATTATTTGACGATTGTGACGTATTATCTAGAATTGCAGTTCGTGGATTTGAAATCCTTGAAAGTATTAAAATAATAAGACAAGCTTTAGACTTATTAAACGATAAAAGCTTAAGTCCTGAAATTTACAACTCAGACTATGAAGTAAAAGAATTTAAACCTATTGAATGCTACACTGAAGCCCAAAGAGGTCAGCAATACTATTCGTATGGTGTTGATAAAGACGGTAGAGTAAGACATGCACGTATAAGGACCCCTACTGCTACAAACTTAGGTGCTATGGAAGAAATCGTTAAAGGATACCATGTAAGCGATGCAGAACTTATCATTGCAAGTTGCGACCCTTGTTTTACTTGTACGGATAGATTATCTATATTAAAAGAAGATTACAATACCTATTCCAAAAAAATCTAA
- a CDS encoding 50S ribosomal protein L34e codes for MPAPRYKSGSMKKTCVRVTKGNTAHYRRKKQGTAKCGACGAVLNGVPNGRIAEISKLAKTEKRPERIYGGHLCAACVKKMMVEKARNF; via the coding sequence ATGCCTGCCCCAAGATATAAATCTGGCTCAATGAAAAAAACCTGTGTAAGAGTAACCAAAGGAAATACAGCTCACTACAGAAGAAAAAAACAAGGTACAGCTAAATGCGGTGCTTGTGGCGCTGTTTTAAACGGTGTACCTAACGGCAGAATTGCAGAAATATCAAAATTAGCAAAAACCGAAAAAAGACCTGAAAGAATATATGGTGGACACTTATGTGCAGCATGTGTTAAAAAAATGATGGTCGAAAAAGCAAGAAACTTTTAA
- the cmk gene encoding (d)CMP kinase, producing MIITIGGLPGTGTTTIAKLISEKYNLDHVCAGFIFRDMAKENNMSLKEFSEYAEANDKVDYEIDRRQIECAKKGSIVLEGRLAGWVLENNNIKADLSIWLKADPMVRCKRISLRENEGIEKAMEEMILRENSEKKRYNEIYDINIDDLSIYDIIIESSKWDINGVFKLIDFAIGNKIQ from the coding sequence ATGATTATAACCATTGGAGGATTACCTGGAACTGGAACAACCACAATCGCCAAATTAATTTCTGAAAAATATAACTTAGACCATGTATGTGCGGGTTTTATCTTCAGAGATATGGCCAAAGAAAATAATATGTCTTTAAAAGAGTTCAGTGAATATGCTGAAGCTAATGATAAGGTAGATTATGAAATTGACCGTAGGCAGATTGAATGTGCTAAAAAGGGTAGTATAGTCCTCGAAGGAAGATTAGCAGGTTGGGTGCTTGAAAATAATAATATTAAAGCAGATTTAAGCATCTGGTTAAAAGCGGACCCAATGGTTAGATGCAAAAGAATAAGCTTGCGAGAAAACGAAGGCATCGAAAAAGCGATGGAAGAGATGATTCTTAGAGAAAACTCTGAGAAAAAACGATATAATGAAATATACGACATAAACATTGATGATTTATCAATCTACGATATAATTATCGAATCATCCAAATGGGATATTAACGGGGTATTTAAACTCATTGATTTTGCAATAGGTAATAAAATTCAATAA
- a CDS encoding 50S ribosomal protein L14e, which yields MSAIEVGRICIKTLGREAGNTCVIVEVLDANFAVIDGNVKRRRCNLKHVEPTEKTVELEKGASTEEVKLALDAAGLL from the coding sequence ATGTCAGCTATAGAAGTAGGTAGAATTTGTATTAAAACATTAGGTAGAGAAGCAGGTAACACATGTGTTATCGTGGAAGTATTAGATGCAAACTTTGCAGTAATTGACGGAAACGTTAAAAGAAGAAGATGCAACTTAAAACACGTTGAACCTACCGAAAAAACCGTTGAGTTAGAAAAAGGAGCATCAACAGAAGAAGTTAAATTAGCTTTAGATGCTGCAGGTTTATTATAA